The nucleotide window TTTTCAATGATCTCATAAATTAAACTCCTTATAGTTTTTTTCTGAATATTTTTTTAGGAAAAAATCTCTTCTTTTAATTGCCTTTTTAATTTCTGCTTTGGGGACTTTATCAGTATTTTTTACAAATTGATTCGTAAGTATAATATAATCTTTGTAGCAGAAGAAATACAATATTCTTATTTGTGAACCCGAAAGTTTAATTCTTAATTCGTGGATCCCATCAATTAATAAATCCGCGTATGGCCTAGGGAGATTTGGCCCCAGTTCAGCAAGTTTATTTAACCAAGCGAATATTTTTGCTTGGTTTCTTTCATCTTTTGAATTGATGAAAATTTCTATTTCAGAAGGAAATTCTTCATTTTCTGTAAAATATAGAATTTTCCATTTCTTGGACACACTTAAAGATACATCAGAAATGATGTAAGGTCAATTCATATTTTTTGATTAGTATATATTTTTTCAGATGTCGTATAACGAACGAGGGCGTAAGTCCCGAAGTGAAGCGGTTAGTCGCTGTTAACCGCAGTTCTGAATTTAATAGACTTTGATTCCAAATTTCAATAACTTCTTTGGTAAATGGTCATCAAGATTTGAGATATCACTATCATTTAATTCAATAAGCTTAAAATCGTATTTTTTATATATTTCTTGTTTAATTTTTTTTCTTTCATTATATTTTGGATCATCTTCTAATCCCCAGAATTCTATATATACTCCTTCGCTTGGAATGAAAAAATCTGCATAAATATCTTCTTCAATTGGAAGTTTCCTTTCGTATGCGTGAGCTAAATTATAATCATATAATGCGTTATCAATAATAACCACTGCTCTTGATCTGACAAAATGTCCATCTTTAGTTCTAAAATTAGCAGGGAATTTTTCTCTAAACGAATCTAAGTTAGCGCTTTTAATTGAAGTTTCTGATTTTGGAATAGTTTCAGTTGTTGTTGTATGAGTTTCAGATAAGGAAGCAATTAGAATTTTATTATTAACAATATTATCTGGCCATAGAACATATGTTCCTCCTGACACTTCATGTTCAAACAGTTTCCCACCCAATGATTTGCCAAGTTTTGTTGGTTCCCATCCGGATAGATTTTTCTTAATCCAACCGAGTTCAGAAAGAATTAAATTCAATCTTTGTGAAGAGATTTCGAAATGTTTACCAATGTTAGTAGCATTTAATAATTTAGCTTTTGCTCCACTTGAATCTAAAGGTATTTCGATATCTTCTGGTTATGCGATGAATTCACCGAATTTGGGATGATTTTTAACAATTCCACCTTTTTTCTTTCCTACATCAGTTAAAACCCACTTATCATTAATCCTATCTATCCAATTTATTTTTTTTTAATAAATTAAAAAGATCTGAAGTTTGTAAGTTACATTCATTTGCTAGAGAGGTAGTTGAAATATATTCCATTTTTTTCTCCATATTTTATTTAATTGAAATTTCAGAATTGCGGTTAACGAACTAGACTAACCGACGTAGGCTGGCCCTGAGTCCCGGAACGGGACGTTAGGGATTGGCACGAAGCTTGCGCAAGCAAGAGGAGTGACAGAAAGCCTATGTGTCGCAGACCAAGCGAGGGCGAAGTCCCGAAGCGCAGCGGTTTGTTGCTGTTATGCGAAGTTTTCGGGCTTGTTGTATGAATTACGCCACGGACGGCGTTCTTTTTCTTCCTGTCTTGGCAGTTTTGACTTTATATTCTTTTACTAGAATGTCCGTAGGTATTCCAAGATTCTGATTAATCTTTCGAATCATTTCCAAAGTAAGTTTTCTTTTTCGATTTAAGATTTCGGTGGCACGACTTCGTCCGCCGATTAGATTTCCCAAATCAACACTTTTCATATTCATGTCGTCCATAACGGATTTTAAAGCTTCAATTGGATCTGGATCTTCAATCGGGTAGTGCTTAGCTTCGTAAGCATCAACTAAAGTGATTAGAATATCTAATTTATCGTATTCGGGAGTATTTTTCTTAGCATCCCACAGTTTTTCAATTTCAGAGATAGCTTCTAAGTGATCCTTTTGATTCTTGATAGGTTTAATGTTCATTTAAATCACCTCAGCATTGATTTTATCGTATTGTTCGTGAGTTCCTATAAATCTAATGAAAACAGTCTGTAAATTATAATGAACCTTTATAATGAGTCTGTATTTGTTTCCATGTATGTTGAAAACGATTCTATTATCTTTAAGAAAACTAGCATTTCTGTATTTTTTCTTTATATCAGAAGGGGATTTCCAACTGGCTTTGGAAGTGTCTTTAAACCAAACTTCGATAGGGATTTTAGAGTCCGAGTATTTAGGAATAGAATAGAAATCTCTTAAAATCTTTCTTGAAATAACCCTCACAAGTCAATAGGAACATGTTCCCGAATTGGTAACAACTACTTTTTTGACTTTTTTAGCGAGCACGGAAGCTCGCAACTTATTAAAAATAAAGCGCCCGGAAATTTCGCATAACGAATTAGTCTTACCGAAGTTGTCCGACCCTGAGTCCCGTAAACGGGACGTTAGGGACTGGCACGTAGTTTGCGAAAGCAAACGAGTGACAGGAGGACAATTTGGCGTAGCCCGAGCGAGGGCGAAAACCCGAAGCGAAGCGGTAAGACGCTGTTAGTTGCAGTTTCCGAATTTAAGAATGCATTAGGTATAAGAAAGTACAGATCATAAATCTAAGATTCTTAAATTTCTTCCTTTCTTATTCTTTTTCTTCTTTCCGAATTTTCTTTTTCTCTTAATTTCGTAAATCTTATTTTTCGCGACTGTGTCCCAAACAGAGCATCTTAGTTCTTATCAATTGTACTTTATATTTTGTTGGACTAAGTAAACCAAGAGAAGCTTTAATAATGAGAATATCTTTAATGTTCTTTGAAATTTTCTTATTTCTTCTTTTCTTTTGTCTTTTTCTTAGTTAAATTTCTTTTAATGAATAATGCTAATCTGCGAAAAACGCATTAAATATTTTCTTTTTCCTAATTTTCGGAAATTGCAACTAACGAACTAGGCTAACCGACGTAGGCTGACCCTGAGTCCCGGTAACGGGACGTTAGGGACTGGAACGACGCTTGCGTAAGCAAGAGGAGTGCCAGAAGCCTATGTGTCGCAGACCAAGCGAGGGCGTAAGTCCCGAAGCGCAGCGGTTAGTCGCTGTTATGCGACGTTTTGAGGTTATATATTTGCTCCGATTTCAATAACGACAGAACTAAAAGTTTCTGTTTTTGTATAATTGCCGCGAGTACCATATTCGATATTTTGTATGGTATCATATCTAGAATCTCCAGAGTAAACTCTCATATCGTCAGGTTTGATTTTTGCTACAATTGATTTTAAACCTATAGTCATAAAAACATTTTCAGTAAAGAAATATCCAGCTTTCAAATATACCTCTCTGCCAATATATTTACTATAAGGTTGTATATTAACATTAATGTATCCCTGATCCGTATTCAAAGCAGTAAAATAGTAATTATTGTAGATTCTTCCATATAGTTGAAAAAAACTTAGTCTGGTAGCAAAGAAGAAGTTTGCATATTTATCAGATTGATATTCAAATCCAATTTCAGGTCCTATATACTTTTGGCCAAATTTGATAGAATAGATATAAGGATAATTATCGGTAAGTTCAGACTTAACGTATCGTGATCCAATAATGATATTTAAGTTAGTAAAGTTCGGTAAAGTATATAGAAATCCAATTCTAATTTGAGATCTAAAATAATCTCCAATTGAAACGGGTGCTGTTGCAACTAATTCACTATTTTGATAGAAGTCATATTGCTGTGAGAAAGCTCTTTTGTTAAATTCGAGAAAGTCTGTATATATAGAGAAATTTGTATTTTCAATTTTTTTCTTGAAAGAAAACTCGAAGTTATTAACTGTTTCATTCCCCGTATTTCGATAACCTCCAATAATGTCTTTGAATTCATACTTTTCATAAGGAAATAAATAGGTTGAATTTCTAATAAATGTAAAAGTCCAAAGTTTTTCTTTTTGATCTGCATTTTGTACCGAATATACGGATGAACTTGCAAGTAGAATAGTTAATATAATTTTTTTCATGTATTTCTTAATAGTTTTCAAAATGTCGCATAACGAACTAGACTAACCGACGTAGGCTGGCCCTGAGTCCCGGAACGGGACGTTAGGGACTGGAACGACGCTTGCGCAAGCAAGAGGAGTGCCAGAAGCCTATGTGTCGCAGACCAAGCGAGGGCGAAGTCCCGAAGCG belongs to Leptospira terpstrae serovar Hualin str. LT 11-33 = ATCC 700639 and includes:
- a CDS encoding type II toxin-antitoxin system RelE/ParE family toxin, with amino-acid sequence MSKKWKILYFTENEEFPSEIEIFINSKDERNQAKIFAWLNKLAELGPNLPRPYADLLIDGIHELRIKLSGSQIRILYFFCYKDYIILTNQFVKNTDKVPKAEIKKAIKRRDFFLKKYSEKNYKEFNL
- a CDS encoding helix-turn-helix domain-containing protein; this encodes MNIKPIKNQKDHLEAISEIEKLWDAKKNTPEYDKLDILITLVDAYEAKHYPIEDPDPIEALKSVMDDMNMKSVDLGNLIGGRSRATEILNRKRKLTLEMIRKINQNLGIPTDILVKEYKVKTAKTGRKRTPSVA
- a CDS encoding type II toxin-antitoxin system HigB family toxin — its product is MRVISRKILRDFYSIPKYSDSKIPIEVWFKDTSKASWKSPSDIKKKYRNASFLKDNRIVFNIHGNKYRLIIKVHYNLQTVFIRFIGTHEQYDKINAEVI